A window of the Leucothrix mucor DSM 2157 genome harbors these coding sequences:
- a CDS encoding cell division protein FtsQ/DivIB, giving the protein MLAPLLLITAAYIWINRPENLTIRAIEVTGELKYLKQEDLQPIIQPFVSTNLFLLDAKSLETELEFSPWVYSASMTKLWPDKLRIKIHEERPIAFWGADSMLNEFGEIIDAELPEKIGQLPVLYSPEDKGRGMVENYLRVQQWTREFPTPIAEFREDARGSWQLKLENGLIVNIGREKQEKRLRRFVVGYQRELADQIDKIHTVDLRYTNGFAVKWKSDWQLKQEASKKKG; this is encoded by the coding sequence ATGTTAGCGCCTTTATTACTGATAACTGCTGCATATATCTGGATTAATCGGCCGGAAAATCTTACGATTCGCGCAATCGAAGTCACTGGCGAATTGAAGTACCTGAAGCAGGAAGATTTGCAGCCAATTATTCAGCCGTTTGTATCCACCAATTTGTTTTTGCTGGATGCCAAGTCGCTGGAAACTGAGCTGGAATTTAGCCCTTGGGTGTACTCCGCTTCGATGACAAAACTGTGGCCAGACAAGCTACGGATAAAGATTCATGAAGAGCGGCCGATCGCGTTTTGGGGCGCAGATAGCATGCTAAATGAGTTCGGCGAGATCATTGATGCCGAACTACCTGAGAAAATAGGCCAGTTACCTGTTCTTTATAGTCCGGAAGACAAGGGGCGCGGTATGGTAGAGAACTACCTGAGAGTGCAACAGTGGACCCGGGAGTTTCCAACGCCGATAGCAGAGTTCCGCGAGGATGCGCGTGGCTCATGGCAGCTGAAACTTGAGAACGGATTGATTGTGAACATAGGGCGTGAAAAGCAGGAAAAGCGTTTGCGTCGTTTTGTCGTTGGATATCAACGTGAGTTAGCGGATCAGATCGATAAGATTCACACCGTGGACTTACGTTATACCAACGGTTTTGCAGTGAAATGGAAAAGTGACTGGCAATTGAAGCAGGAAGCCAGCAAGAAAAAGGGGTAG
- the ftsW gene encoding putative lipid II flippase FtsW, which yields MLTRVLADFFPEWERYVDRALLINIMLLMAFGTVVMTSASVAISEKNYGTAYFYLNRQVMFLLIGSVVAYVTYRIRMSFWQGMGPLILIPILLMLVAVLVLGREVNGSTRWLGVGPMSIQVSEMAKVSVILYMAGYLVRHGKALAESAAIKPLFLPLIVIVLVDVLLILQPDFGSLIMITATGLSMLFLGGVKLHRLLLLFVLAVGGMVGIIMMGGYRLARVIAFMNPWEHAQDKGYQTVHSLMGIGDGGWYGVGLGGSVQKLFYLPEAHNDYVFAVLAEEFGFIGIVFILALFGWFVQRAFVIGFNADKAKLHYGAYVAYGIGFWIGFQVLFHIGVNLAVLPPKGLTLPFVSYGGSSLLSTMIAIALLMRVHRDTQIALFGLSDKELEREKQRKQTVSNRRVPEKPARKLNKRRSGGLLRGK from the coding sequence ATGTTAACGCGCGTTCTTGCCGATTTTTTTCCTGAGTGGGAGCGCTATGTTGATCGTGCATTGCTGATCAATATTATGTTGTTGATGGCGTTTGGCACAGTGGTAATGACCTCTGCCTCAGTCGCAATTTCTGAAAAGAATTATGGTACGGCTTATTTCTATCTGAATCGTCAGGTGATGTTTTTGCTGATCGGCTCGGTGGTAGCTTATGTTACCTACCGAATTCGCATGTCATTTTGGCAGGGCATGGGGCCATTAATTCTGATCCCGATTTTGCTGATGCTGGTTGCTGTATTGGTCTTAGGCCGTGAGGTTAATGGTAGTACCCGTTGGTTGGGTGTGGGGCCAATGTCCATTCAGGTCTCTGAAATGGCGAAGGTCAGTGTGATTTTGTACATGGCGGGTTACTTAGTTCGTCATGGTAAGGCTCTGGCAGAATCAGCAGCCATCAAGCCATTGTTTTTACCGTTGATTGTGATTGTTTTAGTCGATGTTTTACTGATCCTGCAGCCTGACTTTGGAAGTCTGATCATGATCACGGCAACTGGCTTATCGATGCTGTTTTTAGGTGGCGTCAAATTGCATCGTTTACTGCTGTTGTTTGTGCTGGCAGTGGGTGGCATGGTCGGCATCATTATGATGGGTGGTTATCGTCTGGCGCGTGTCATTGCGTTTATGAACCCATGGGAGCATGCGCAGGATAAAGGCTACCAGACCGTACACTCGTTGATGGGTATCGGTGATGGCGGTTGGTACGGTGTTGGTTTAGGCGGCAGCGTACAAAAATTATTTTATCTACCAGAAGCGCATAATGACTATGTGTTTGCGGTGCTGGCAGAAGAGTTTGGATTTATCGGTATCGTGTTCATTCTGGCCTTGTTTGGCTGGTTTGTGCAGCGTGCATTCGTGATTGGCTTTAATGCAGATAAGGCGAAATTGCACTATGGCGCTTATGTGGCGTATGGCATTGGTTTCTGGATTGGTTTTCAGGTGCTGTTCCATATCGGTGTGAATCTTGCAGTGTTGCCACCAAAAGGTTTGACGCTGCCATTCGTAAGCTATGGTGGTAGTAGTTTGTTAAGCACCATGATTGCCATTGCTCTGTTAATGCGAGTGCATCGCGATACTCAAATTGCTTTGTTCGGCTTGTCAGATAAAGAGCTGGAGCGTGAAAAGCAGCGAAAGCAAACCGTTTCAAATCGTCGGGTTCCGGAAAAGCCGGCTCGTAAATTAAATAAGCGCCGTTCAGGAGGGTTGCTTCGTGGAAAATAA
- a CDS encoding cell division protein ZipA C-terminal FtsZ-binding domain-containing protein, whose protein sequence is MDIVSILITVAGIIVMIALYIMGRISQNKFPKQSDGVVPKINDDFGKTTSSVMQDLPATDGSTPVVVEETILARPRKQAVTPRQVVLFIAAEEGKTLSGDKISEVLPQYQLRFGDMDLYHYPVEDNGVPANLFTVANGIKPWTLSPADLKGSETPGLSIMMQLPSPIDDIDAIEILISTTQMVAEELGGTLRNTDQETFSHDDASALIESLDH, encoded by the coding sequence ATGGACATAGTTAGTATTCTGATCACCGTCGCGGGGATCATCGTGATGATCGCCTTGTATATTATGGGACGTATTTCACAGAATAAGTTTCCAAAACAAAGTGATGGCGTAGTGCCTAAGATCAATGATGATTTTGGGAAGACGACTTCATCAGTGATGCAGGATCTGCCAGCGACCGATGGCTCAACGCCGGTTGTGGTTGAGGAAACTATCCTCGCAAGACCGCGTAAGCAGGCTGTTACGCCCCGTCAGGTCGTATTATTTATTGCGGCAGAGGAAGGTAAAACACTGTCTGGCGATAAGATCAGCGAAGTGTTGCCACAGTATCAATTGCGCTTTGGCGATATGGATTTATATCACTATCCGGTTGAAGATAATGGGGTACCCGCGAACCTGTTCACCGTTGCTAATGGCATCAAGCCTTGGACCTTAAGTCCAGCGGATTTAAAGGGCTCTGAGACACCCGGCCTATCTATCATGATGCAGCTGCCTAGCCCAATTGATGACATTGACGCCATTGAGATTTTGATCTCTACGACGCAAATGGTGGCGGAAGAATTAGGTGGCACATTGAGAAATACCGATCAGGAAACCTTCAGTCACGACGATGCTTCTGCATTGATTGAATCGCTAGACCATTAA
- the ftsA gene encoding cell division protein FtsA translates to MSRNDGTNMVVALDIGTSKVVALIGEVSASGEIEIVGIGKTPARGMKKGVVVNIESTIESINRAVDEAELMAGVNINSVFAGIAGSHISSLNSHGIVAIRDKEVTDADLERVMDAARAVAIPADQRILHVLPQEYVIDDQDGIRDPVGMAGVRLEARVHLVTGAQSAAQNIIKCVERCGLDVDDLILEQVASSYAVLEDDEKELGVCLVDIGGGTSDIAVFLNGAIQHTAVIPIAGDQVTNDIAVAVRTPTQFAEQLKIQHGSALRQLITEEEIIEVPGVGEREPRTLSTQTLASVIEPRYEELFSLILAELRRSGYAERLGGGIVLTGGSSKILGAVELAEEIFHMPVRLGSPRRVGGLKGEVDNPIHSTGVGLLIYGAKQMAAGTGRAYVSGTSVSVWERMKNWFQGNL, encoded by the coding sequence ATGTCACGTAACGATGGAACAAATATGGTTGTCGCTTTGGATATTGGTACATCCAAAGTGGTCGCGCTGATTGGCGAAGTGTCTGCCAGCGGAGAGATTGAGATTGTCGGCATCGGCAAAACACCGGCACGCGGAATGAAAAAAGGCGTGGTGGTGAATATCGAGTCCACGATTGAATCAATCAACCGTGCGGTGGATGAAGCTGAGCTAATGGCTGGCGTGAACATCAACTCTGTGTTTGCCGGGATTGCAGGAAGCCACATTAGCAGCCTGAATTCACACGGTATCGTAGCGATTCGTGATAAAGAAGTGACTGATGCGGATTTAGAGCGCGTAATGGATGCGGCCCGTGCTGTTGCCATTCCAGCCGATCAGCGGATTTTGCATGTGCTGCCGCAAGAATATGTCATCGATGATCAGGATGGTATCCGTGATCCGGTGGGCATGGCTGGTGTGCGTTTAGAAGCCCGTGTGCATTTGGTGACTGGCGCTCAAAGTGCGGCACAAAATATTATTAAATGCGTTGAGCGTTGTGGTTTAGACGTAGACGATTTGATTCTGGAGCAAGTGGCATCAAGCTATGCGGTTCTGGAAGATGATGAGAAAGAATTAGGTGTGTGTCTGGTCGATATCGGCGGCGGCACCAGTGACATTGCGGTATTCCTGAATGGTGCGATTCAGCATACGGCGGTTATCCCGATTGCGGGAGATCAGGTCACCAATGATATTGCGGTTGCTGTGCGTACACCGACACAGTTCGCAGAGCAGTTAAAGATTCAGCACGGCAGCGCATTGCGTCAGCTGATTACTGAAGAAGAGATTATTGAGGTGCCGGGAGTCGGTGAGCGTGAGCCACGCACATTATCAACCCAAACTCTGGCATCTGTGATTGAACCCCGTTATGAGGAGCTGTTTTCATTGATTCTCGCGGAGCTACGTCGCAGCGGTTATGCCGAGCGTCTTGGTGGCGGTATCGTATTGACTGGTGGTTCATCAAAAATTCTGGGAGCAGTGGAGCTAGCGGAAGAGATTTTCCACATGCCAGTGCGCCTTGGATCACCCCGACGGGTGGGCGGCTTGAAAGGGGAAGTTGACAATCCAATTCATTCAACAGGTGTTGGATTGCTAATCTACGGCGCAAAACAAATGGCGGCCGGGACCGGGAGGGCTTATGTCTCGGGTACCTCTGTTAGTGTTTGGGAACGAATGAAAAATTGGTTTCAGGGAAATCTCTGA
- a CDS encoding PGPGW domain-containing protein yields MPSFEVSTQWVVILGLVSLATFVLTLLLVPLIVIRIPEDYFRDSYRHKSQWSEYHPVLRFCLLILKNMLGVILLIMGILMLVLPGQGILTILFGIALMNFPGKFKLERRLISYSKVLSSINWIRKKANRAPIQVD; encoded by the coding sequence ATGCCAAGCTTTGAAGTGAGTACACAGTGGGTGGTTATTCTTGGGCTGGTGTCGCTGGCGACCTTTGTGTTGACCTTGCTACTAGTGCCATTGATTGTGATACGTATTCCGGAAGATTACTTCAGGGATAGTTATCGGCATAAAAGCCAGTGGTCGGAGTATCATCCGGTCTTACGGTTTTGCTTACTGATATTAAAGAATATGTTGGGAGTGATACTGCTAATTATGGGAATACTGATGCTGGTATTGCCGGGGCAGGGGATTCTGACGATTCTATTTGGTATTGCTTTAATGAATTTTCCCGGAAAATTCAAATTGGAGCGACGACTGATTTCTTATTCTAAGGTCCTAAGTTCGATAAACTGGATCAGAAAGAAAGCCAATCGTGCCCCAATTCAAGTTGATTAA
- the murC gene encoding UDP-N-acetylmuramate--L-alanine ligase: MKPANELARRRIKQIHFVGIGGAGMGGIAEVISHLGYRVTGSDIAQSPMTDRLKDLGVKVFIGHAAENIEGANVVVISSAVNDSNPEVAAAKMNGIPVVPRAEMLAEIMRFSNGIAVAGTHGKTTTTSLVTSLLAEGGLDPTFVIGGKLNSTASNSRLGTGEYLVAEADESDASFLLLKPMISIVTNIDADHLSTYGGDFEKLKATFVEFLHHLPFYGIAVMCIDDEHVCEILPEVTRTVVSYGIHYDADVRAVDLRYDGMQSYFKVERKGYTTLDIVLNMPGEHNVQNALAAIAVATEIGVSDEAIQSGLLRFQGVGRRFNCYGDLETKNGKVMLVDDYGHHPTEMAATMNAVRTAWPNRRMVVLFQPHRYTRTRDLFEDFATVLSEPDVLLLMDIYAASEDPIPGADGRSLSRAIRNRGKVDPIFIADNAEILENLSHQLQGGDVLLTLGAGSVGTISAGLPEQLTAWSKA; encoded by the coding sequence ATGAAGCCAGCAAACGAATTGGCCCGCAGACGCATCAAACAAATTCACTTTGTCGGCATCGGTGGTGCGGGCATGGGCGGTATCGCCGAAGTTATTTCTCATCTGGGTTACCGGGTGACAGGCTCTGACATTGCACAAAGCCCGATGACCGACCGCTTAAAAGATTTAGGCGTAAAAGTGTTTATTGGGCACGCGGCTGAGAATATCGAAGGCGCAAACGTGGTGGTGATTTCATCAGCGGTGAACGATAGCAACCCTGAAGTTGCAGCGGCTAAGATGAACGGCATTCCGGTAGTACCTCGTGCTGAAATGCTGGCTGAGATCATGCGCTTCAGTAACGGCATTGCCGTGGCTGGTACTCACGGTAAAACCACGACGACCAGTTTGGTAACTAGCTTATTAGCGGAGGGCGGATTAGATCCAACCTTCGTGATTGGCGGCAAGCTTAATAGTACGGCGAGTAACTCACGCTTAGGAACTGGTGAATATCTGGTTGCCGAAGCGGATGAGAGTGATGCGTCATTCTTGTTACTAAAGCCGATGATTTCGATTGTTACCAATATCGATGCGGATCACTTGTCGACCTACGGTGGTGACTTTGAAAAGCTGAAAGCCACGTTCGTTGAGTTTTTACATCACCTGCCATTCTACGGCATTGCCGTGATGTGTATTGATGACGAGCATGTCTGCGAGATTCTGCCAGAAGTGACGCGTACCGTTGTGAGCTACGGTATCCACTACGATGCCGATGTGCGTGCAGTTGATCTACGCTACGACGGCATGCAGAGCTACTTTAAGGTTGAGCGTAAAGGCTACACAACATTAGATATCGTGTTGAATATGCCGGGCGAGCACAATGTACAAAACGCACTGGCAGCGATTGCTGTTGCGACTGAGATTGGTGTCAGCGATGAAGCTATCCAGAGTGGCTTGCTACGTTTCCAAGGAGTGGGGCGTCGCTTTAACTGTTATGGCGATCTTGAGACTAAAAACGGCAAAGTGATGTTGGTTGATGATTATGGTCATCACCCAACTGAAATGGCTGCGACCATGAATGCGGTACGCACGGCATGGCCAAATCGTCGTATGGTGGTGCTGTTCCAACCGCATCGTTACACGCGTACTCGTGATTTGTTTGAAGATTTTGCAACGGTACTGTCTGAACCGGATGTATTGCTGCTAATGGATATCTATGCGGCTAGCGAAGATCCGATTCCGGGAGCCGATGGACGCTCGCTGTCTCGTGCGATTCGTAATCGCGGCAAGGTTGATCCGATCTTTATCGCGGACAATGCTGAGATTTTAGAAAACCTAAGCCACCAGCTTCAGGGTGGCGATGTATTACTGACTTTGGGTGCCGGTAGTGTCGGTACGATTTCTGCGGGTTTGCCTGAGCAACTAACCGCTTGGAGTAAAGCATAA
- a CDS encoding PA3496 family putative envelope integrity protein, translating to MMNTKKILDDMFVAHKNNIHLIEGESKEHAEPQKPHVLRRNIEDYLERKALERKLKDVFEDDYPLD from the coding sequence ATGATGAATACCAAAAAAATCTTAGATGATATGTTTGTCGCGCATAAGAATAACATTCACCTAATCGAAGGCGAATCTAAAGAGCACGCAGAGCCACAGAAGCCGCATGTGCTACGCCGTAATATTGAAGACTACCTTGAACGTAAAGCTTTAGAGAGAAAGCTTAAAGATGTATTCGAAGATGACTACCCATTGGATTAA
- the murG gene encoding undecaprenyldiphospho-muramoylpentapeptide beta-N-acetylglucosaminyltransferase translates to MENKRPVLITAGGTGGHVYPGLAVARALQAQNIPVVWMGTPKGFEARVIPEAGIEMALLEVTGLRGKGITTLLLAPFRLVKALYQSVRIMQKHKPAAVLGMGGFVAGPGGLVASLMGIPVIIHEQNAIPGLTNRLLSKFSRKVLEGFPGTFHQAGNKAVPVGNPVRQDISSLPAPTERMKRDDSQLHLLIIGGSLGAQALNETVPQALAELAPEMRPVVRHQAGKNKDESTREQYAKSGVEATVSPFIEDMGEAYGWADLVICRSGALTVTELAAAGLASILVPYPYAVDDHQTANGLYLSENGAAILVSQSDLTVSYLAQHLQSLTQEPERLLQMGEKARELARPNATEAVAAIVAEMANYTFNTEVVA, encoded by the coding sequence GTGGAAAATAAGCGTCCAGTTCTGATTACTGCTGGCGGTACCGGTGGCCATGTTTACCCTGGCCTTGCCGTGGCGCGTGCGCTGCAGGCGCAGAATATTCCAGTGGTCTGGATGGGCACGCCAAAAGGCTTTGAAGCACGTGTGATTCCTGAAGCAGGCATCGAGATGGCATTGCTGGAAGTGACTGGCTTACGCGGTAAAGGCATTACTACTTTGTTGCTGGCACCGTTTCGTTTGGTGAAAGCCTTGTACCAATCCGTTCGCATTATGCAAAAGCATAAGCCAGCTGCGGTATTGGGTATGGGTGGATTTGTAGCAGGTCCTGGTGGTTTGGTTGCCTCCTTGATGGGCATTCCCGTCATTATCCATGAGCAGAATGCAATTCCAGGTTTAACCAATCGTTTACTGAGCAAGTTTAGCCGCAAAGTATTAGAAGGCTTTCCGGGAACATTTCATCAGGCAGGCAATAAAGCTGTGCCAGTGGGAAATCCGGTGCGTCAAGATATTAGCAGTTTGCCAGCTCCAACTGAGCGCATGAAGCGGGATGACTCGCAGCTGCATTTGCTGATTATTGGTGGCAGCTTAGGTGCTCAGGCACTGAATGAAACTGTGCCACAAGCATTGGCGGAACTCGCACCAGAAATGCGCCCAGTAGTTCGCCATCAAGCTGGTAAAAATAAGGATGAATCAACCCGCGAGCAATATGCTAAGTCTGGGGTTGAGGCGACCGTCTCCCCGTTTATTGAAGACATGGGCGAAGCGTATGGCTGGGCTGATTTAGTGATTTGTCGCTCAGGGGCACTAACAGTGACCGAGCTGGCGGCAGCCGGTCTGGCGTCAATTTTGGTGCCTTATCCTTATGCAGTGGATGACCATCAAACCGCTAACGGTTTGTATCTATCAGAAAATGGCGCGGCAATTTTGGTTTCACAGTCTGATTTGACGGTTTCGTATCTGGCGCAGCATCTGCAGTCGTTGACTCAGGAGCCAGAGCGCTTATTACAGATGGGTGAAAAAGCCCGTGAATTGGCTCGTCCGAATGCGACCGAAGCAGTCGCTGCGATTGTAGCCGAAATGGCGAACTATACGTTTAACACAGAGGTTGTAGCATGA
- a CDS encoding D-alanine--D-alanine ligase, which produces MKARFGKVAVLMGGWGAEREVSLNSGAAVLAGLQAKGVDAHGIDADRNVVETLKAEGFDRVFNILHGRGGEDGVLQGALELIQMPYTGCGVMSSAISMNKLMTKRFWLGCGLKTPAFMILQDDTDFDAVVAELGLPLIVKPADEGSSVGMSKVTSAEQLPLAYQEARKHDSAVFVEQWVTGKEYTIAIVGGQVLPVIRVETDSAFYDYEAKYKSDDTRYFCPCGLDPEAEAEMQALAKQAFDVLGTSGWGRIDLMQDEQGQAWLIELNTVPGMTSHSLVPKAAKAAGISFEDLVVKILETSE; this is translated from the coding sequence ATGAAAGCCAGATTCGGTAAAGTCGCGGTTTTGATGGGTGGCTGGGGGGCTGAGCGCGAAGTATCACTAAACAGTGGTGCCGCCGTGTTAGCTGGCTTACAAGCTAAAGGTGTAGATGCTCATGGCATTGATGCTGATCGCAATGTCGTTGAGACGTTGAAAGCAGAAGGCTTTGATCGCGTATTCAATATTTTACACGGTCGTGGCGGTGAAGATGGTGTGCTGCAAGGCGCATTAGAATTGATTCAGATGCCGTATACTGGCTGTGGGGTTATGTCTTCAGCCATCAGCATGAATAAGCTGATGACTAAACGGTTTTGGCTAGGCTGCGGATTAAAAACACCTGCATTTATGATCTTGCAGGATGATACAGACTTTGATGCCGTGGTTGCTGAGTTAGGCTTGCCGCTCATTGTAAAGCCGGCCGATGAAGGTTCTAGCGTTGGGATGAGCAAGGTAACGAGTGCTGAGCAGTTGCCACTCGCGTATCAGGAAGCCCGCAAACATGATTCTGCTGTGTTTGTAGAGCAATGGGTGACTGGCAAAGAATATACGATTGCCATTGTCGGTGGTCAGGTATTGCCGGTGATTCGCGTTGAAACCGATAGCGCGTTTTACGATTACGAAGCGAAATACAAGTCAGATGATACTCGTTATTTCTGCCCTTGCGGTTTAGATCCGGAAGCCGAAGCGGAAATGCAGGCACTAGCAAAACAAGCTTTTGATGTATTGGGCACTTCTGGCTGGGGTCGGATTGATCTCATGCAGGATGAACAGGGACAGGCTTGGTTAATTGAGTTGAATACCGTTCCGGGCATGACGAGTCACTCATTAGTGCCAAAAGCAGCGAAGGCGGCGGGCATTAGTTTTGAAGACTTAGTGGTCAAAATTTTGGAGACATCAGAGTAA
- the ftsZ gene encoding cell division protein FtsZ yields MFQIMDADGQSAVIKVVGVGGGGGNAVQNMVDSGIEGVEFICANTDAQALEGSGVETLIQLGHSLTKGLGAGANPDIGREAALEDRERIKELIAGTDMLFITAGMGGGTGTGAAPVVAELARELGILTVAVVTKPFPFEGPRRMKMAEAGIAELSKSVDSLITIPNGKLLTSLGKNITLLDAFKAANNVLLGAVQGIAELITRPGLINVDFADVRTVMNGMGLSMMGTGSASGEERATKAAKAAISSPLLDDIDLNGARGILVNITAGLDMGIHEFEEVGSAIREFASDEATVVVGTVIDPEMTDEIRVTIVVTGLDGANPATTSDAPARPATTRLRPVQIEQTQRKVAGSDVNPSADTSKTAKSGSDKNYLDIPAFLRNQAD; encoded by the coding sequence ATGTTTCAGATTATGGATGCAGATGGTCAAAGTGCGGTAATTAAAGTCGTTGGAGTCGGCGGCGGTGGCGGAAACGCTGTCCAGAACATGGTTGACTCCGGTATTGAAGGTGTTGAGTTTATCTGTGCCAATACAGATGCTCAGGCTCTGGAAGGCTCAGGTGTAGAGACTCTGATCCAGTTAGGACACTCACTGACTAAAGGTTTGGGTGCAGGCGCAAATCCTGATATCGGCCGTGAAGCGGCTCTGGAAGATCGCGAGCGCATTAAAGAGCTAATCGCGGGTACTGACATGCTATTCATCACTGCGGGTATGGGTGGTGGAACCGGTACTGGTGCAGCACCGGTTGTTGCTGAGCTGGCACGTGAGCTGGGTATTTTGACCGTTGCGGTTGTGACTAAGCCGTTCCCATTTGAAGGCCCACGCCGCATGAAAATGGCTGAAGCCGGAATCGCGGAACTGTCTAAGAGTGTTGACTCACTGATTACCATTCCAAATGGTAAGCTGCTGACGTCTCTAGGTAAAAACATCACGTTACTGGATGCGTTCAAAGCAGCGAATAACGTATTGTTAGGCGCGGTACAGGGTATTGCAGAACTGATTACCCGTCCTGGTCTGATCAACGTGGATTTCGCGGACGTTCGCACTGTAATGAATGGCATGGGCTTATCCATGATGGGTACTGGTTCTGCCAGCGGTGAAGAGCGTGCCACTAAGGCAGCTAAAGCGGCGATCTCTAGCCCATTGCTGGATGATATCGATCTGAATGGCGCGCGCGGTATTCTGGTTAACATCACAGCTGGCTTGGATATGGGTATCCATGAGTTTGAAGAAGTGGGTAGCGCAATCCGTGAGTTTGCTTCCGATGAAGCGACTGTGGTAGTTGGTACGGTTATTGATCCTGAGATGACTGATGAGATCCGCGTAACGATCGTGGTAACTGGTCTTGATGGTGCAAACCCAGCAACGACTAGCGATGCTCCAGCACGCCCTGCAACCACTCGCTTACGTCCTGTTCAAATCGAGCAGACACAGCGTAAAGTCGCTGGTAGCGATGTAAACCCTAGCGCCGACACTAGCAAAACTGCTAAGTCAGGCAGTGACAAGAACTACCTGGATATCCCAGCGTTCTTGCGCAATCAGGCTGACTAG